A region of the Notolabrus celidotus isolate fNotCel1 chromosome 18, fNotCel1.pri, whole genome shotgun sequence genome:
ATTTTTAAGTCCTCTACAAGCCATCTCCCATTTAAGGCGGTGGGACTTGGGCCTGAAAAAGTACCAGATAATTCATAATACCCTCCAAAGGTACCTTCTACAAATTTTTTTACACAGGTCTTAAGAACTCGGTGGAAATACAATATTTAGAAGCAACTTTGAATCCCTTCAAAAGTGGCCCCTTGGACGTGAAATTCTGGGTACTGTTGTTAgacacagacaacaataggAAGGAGAATGGGAACCCTTTAATGAAAGTCAAATTAGCAACTAGGACTACAAAACTTGGGTATTTTTGGTGGAAACAGACTGGAGGAACCCTTACATCCGTTGAAGGTTTACCCTGGGTAGTTCTAGGTACTTGTGATCAAAACCCAGACCATGGGAAGCAAGAACTTTTAAATCCCTTTAAAAGTAGCCTCTGGGACTACATAACCCTGATACTTTAgatggaaacacaaacaacaatagCCCTGAGGAATCTTTTAATCCCTTGTAAGTTGGACTTTGGTAACAAAAGTTCTGGGTACTTTTGGTGGAAATGCAACTTTTGCATACTAAGACAAAGAGGGGTAATATACACACAGAAAGATACAACATGCTTTgttaaatgtgtatgtgtgtgtgtttggtttagACATGTTAAGGGTGTCGGAGGGGCAGGGGACCCGCCTACCCAAAACCAGAGCGGCCCAAAGGAGCACTCTGACCAGTGTTCTGCAGTTTCTAGGTAAATCATCAAATACAAATCAGCACATGAGAAGTCTTATTTGCCCACAATCAGACTCAGATGGTCTGTAGGAGCCACTTGATGCAGCTCCAGTGTGGTGTCTCTTCCAGAGTCACGTCCGGCAGCCCATGCCCCTCGCTCCCACCGCACTCCTGGCCTGCAGACGCCCCCGCCCCGacgcctcctctcctctctcccacacgGTCCCCATGGCATGCTGGGAAAACGCAGCTACCATCACCACAGCAGGGTTGAGCAAGACAGGCGCTcaggtatacacacacacacacacacacacacacactgaaacacatctGAAGAAGAGCTAAATCCACAAAACATAAAATTACCTTTCTTAAATGAGACTGTTATTGCTAAACCTAATCCTGCCTAGAAGCACAGAGTAATTGAATTACATCTTTTAAAACCCTCCAAAATTGGAAAATATGTACCGTCTTACTTTTGAATAAGTCACACCTGATGAGAATGAACCCAGGGGACTAAACAATTTTTGATATCCAATGTTTTTCTTGTCATTTTGCTTAAAAAAATCGAAGTAAAAGGAAATTCATCTTGAGTTGATAAACATTTCTGCTATTTTGTTTCCAAACTAGCTCGTTGGAGGGACTGACAATTTATtctcataaaaataaattagcAGACAGGGATCATTTGGAAAATTCAATCTCATTCTGACATTTAATTTTTCATTGGAAAAGACACTTATCATTAAAATTCATACATTTGTCCCACCACTTATAACCAGAAAATCTATCACtaattgtaaagcactttgtaacctgtttGTGAAAAGTGCTCTTTAAACAAggttattattgtaattatcatTAATTATAATACTAAACTAATAATGGTCACATTTGGCAGACTATCTCATACAAACTGCATCTatcttttgtttctgcagagaacCCAAGTACGACAGGTGGACCCCTCCTGGTGGGTGCATCATTATATCTTTCATAACACTCACATCATTGTTTTCCAATCGATGATCTATTGATTGATAATTGTCTCTTCTGCAGCATAATGGCCGCAACAGCGGCAGCGGAAGCACCCGAGGTGGAGTCATGATCCGCAAACGACGTCCCAACTGGATCGATGCCCCTGATGACAGCTTCTTCCTTGTCACCAGGGAGACCAGGTAAGCAAAGGTGACCTTCTTCTGacccctttgtgtgtgtgcgtgtgtgtgtatgaaggaAAAGACAGTGCAGCataggagaggaagagagtttcTTTGATCTAGTGGTGACCTCAGGCTGCTAGTGATGAACACAATAACATATTTAACCTGAGACATCTGTACCTAGATTAACAGAGAGACAATTTTAAACAGTGACAGCCTACAGAGACTCATTATGCACTGCCTAGGAGTGTCAAATCTTGCGTTTAGATTTAAAGATTGGAAACAATTTACTCATCAAACCTAATACAGCTCATACAGATACAAAATGCTGAAACATCAATTGCGACAACTAGGATTGAGATATTTTCTTATAAAAGCATTACATGTTTCTACAAGAAACTGATGAAAATAGAAGcaataaaagataaatgttCTGCATTATGTGAACAACCTTCCATCAGAGTATTTGCTCACTGACCTGTGCAAACATTGCTCCGgagatatatttattttatcatgtgGTCTCTCCAATGTACTACGTTTTTACTCTTTTCAAAGAGACAAGTAAATTAATCTGACAAGATCTCCTACATGGGTTAACTTAAACTCTCTTCATATTAGCAGTACACTGCGGACGAGGTGTAAAAGTTCAGTCTTGACGGGCAATGCATAAAGGGccattgagattaaaaagcTCTGCACAAAAATGTACCCGGACATAATTGCTAGGATGGCTGTCGACTCTTGGTCTTATTAGGTGCTGGAATTGTAAAGATATTTTAGTTTCTTACCAATTCTAAAATTATATGAAGTGAATCTGTGGGCAATCAAATTCAAGAGAAGGTCATTGCGTGTGTTCAGTGTCATTGGTAAGAGCCATTTGTTTCTTACTTCAAAGGACTGCTGGACTTTATAAAATGTGAACCCTCCATACTGCATTATAAGCTATACCAAATGTAGGCCCAATAAAATTCCATCTGTTAGACTTTGCCTAATGTAGGCTAGCTATAACCAGAGTTTGGACTTTATCAAATGTAGGCCTATCAAATGCTAAATGATGGACTTAACAAATATAGGCCTATCAAATACAAGATATTAGACTTCACAAATGTAGGCCTACCAACTACCAAATGTTGCACTTAACAAATGTAGACCTACCAAATACGAAATGTTGGACTTACCAAACATAGGCCCTCCCAAATGCCAAATGTTGGACTTACCAAACATAGGCCCTCCCAAATGCCAAATGTTGGACTTACCAAACGTAGGCCCTCCTAATACCAAATGTTGGACCTCCAAATACCAAATATTGGATTTCCAAATACCAAGTGTTGGACTTTACCAAATGTAGGCCTATCAAATACCAGACGTTAGACTTAGCAAACGTAGGCCCTCCCAAATGCCAAATGTTGGACTTACCAAACGTAGGCCCTCCTAATACCAAATGTTGGACCTCCAAATACCAAATATTGGATTTCCAAATACCAAGTGTTGGACTTTACCAAATGTAGGCCTATCAAATACCAGACGTTAGACTTAGCAAACGTAGGCCCTCCCAAATGCCAAATGTTGGACTTACCAAACGTAGGCCCTCCCAAATGCCAAATGTTGGACTTACCAAATGTAGGCCCGCCTAGTACCAAATGTCGGACTTCCAAATACCAAATGTTGGACTATAACAAATGTAGGCCTATCAAACATCAAATGTAGGACTTATCGAATGAAGGCCTATCAAATTTCAGATGTTGGACTTAACCAAATGCAGGCCAACCAAATAGCTAATGGTGGACGTCACTTGAGGTACCAAATACATACTGATACAGAACTACTTAAAACCAAATTTTGGAATCTACCAAATTTACCaaaatgttttgttctttgCCAAATGTAGACCAACCAAATGCCAAGCTTTGGACTATACCAAAAGTAAGCCTACCAACTACACAAATGATGGACTTACTTAAATGAAGGCCAACTAATTCCTCTATAATTGAGTTTGCAGAATAAACCAAATTTTGGAATTAACTACAAATAGCAGTCACAGACTGTATTAGCTACAGGAGTGACCCACATATATCAAGTTTGCAGCTAAATTATTACCTAATGCCTGCTGTTAGCTGGTGTTTCATTTGTATGTTGTTTACAAGATATTGTATAAGAAGCAGTATATATATGAGTactgtcctttttttcttttttaccattAGTCAACAGTTCCCTTGTTTAGTAATTCATGCATTGAGCCCTACTCTTTTAACAACCCCTCTCTTATTCTGcatgtatgaaaacaaaaaaaaaagattggttTCATTTAATGGTTCTTCATGAATTTTGATACCTCAGCACTAAATAATGTGCTCTCACCAACATTTAATGTGTGGTGGTGATTTTGtttgacattaaaataaattaattgcATAAGACTTCAATAAAGGATGCATATTGGAAAAAAGCCTTTAATACCAATGAATCAACAAGCAACCCCAAACGCAACATCTGATCCACTATTAGCCTGTTTTTCTCCACAAATCTTGACCACCAAGCACCATTTTTATAGACAGAATTAAAGtcctttaaaagtgttttacacaTATAATCagtgtattattatttgtaatatattaacacacactctcccaAGCTCATATGCATATAATGAGTCAATGTTTGCATGTCtgtatgtgagagagaaagatgttCTTCCATTAGGACTCTGTCTAAATGAGCCATGGCACCCGGCCGTCACAGCCGCCCTCTGATCATCGGGGCTAAAATTAGCCTTCCTAACTGGTGTAGATGGACCAGCGAGGAGCCAGGCACCACTGGGCCCCGAGTGGAAATATCATTACCACATTAACCATGGCCTCGCTCTCATGGATCACTCACTTACAACTACGTTCAACATGGCTGTGTGTCTGAGAGTGATCGCATGACTCTGACTGCAGcactctttgttatattataCTGCCTTTCCTGTGAGACAGAGTTAATGATGTTCTGAATAAAAGACgtttttagagctgctgctgctgctgctgctgaaaga
Encoded here:
- the LOC117830519 gene encoding metastasis-associated protein MTA1-like, coding for MLRVSEGQGTRLPKTRAAQRSTLTSVLHSSVVSLPESRPAAHAPRSHRTPGLQTPPPRRLLSSLPHGPHGMLGKRSYHHHSRVEQDRRSENPSTTGGPLLHNGRNSGSGSTRGGVMIRKRRPNWIDAPDDSFFLVTRETRTLSK